In the genome of Halobacterium noricense, one region contains:
- the trmB gene encoding HTH-type sugar sensing transcriptional regulator TrmB has product MSDEDLRETVERVGAGFDLGEYEIEAYLTVLQHGELTASEIADRTDIPQPRVYDTVRSLGDRGLVELRESRPMKVVAIDPEEAFADLQTNFAQMVASLEEAYTTPARETEAVSLVKSRSTILRYFGDVIDSAEFELVCSLTPGLLDRFADDLAAARDRGVSVDLVVTPVRNAPDADDFDYSEVATTARGRRGVTTPVVAVADGQYSVYATQGAVRDDPEKYGVIFNRSALGFLVSGFFGTVIWSTANDTLYESDAADIELPRTYASIRRCVKDLRTLDGDVYATVHGRDVLSGDARTDRGRVAETKFEETEEVATLVLDTDAGRVEVGGRVAAYEDVEAHEITLARDNPPRE; this is encoded by the coding sequence ATGAGCGACGAGGACCTCCGCGAGACGGTCGAACGAGTCGGCGCGGGGTTCGACCTCGGCGAGTACGAAATCGAGGCGTACCTCACGGTGCTGCAGCACGGCGAACTCACGGCCAGCGAAATCGCCGACCGCACCGACATTCCCCAGCCGCGCGTGTACGACACGGTGCGGAGTCTCGGTGACCGCGGGCTCGTCGAACTCCGCGAGTCCCGGCCGATGAAGGTGGTCGCCATCGACCCCGAGGAGGCGTTCGCGGACCTCCAGACGAACTTCGCGCAGATGGTCGCGTCCCTCGAAGAGGCGTACACCACGCCCGCCCGCGAGACGGAGGCGGTGTCGCTGGTGAAGTCCCGGTCGACGATTCTGCGCTACTTCGGCGACGTCATCGACAGCGCGGAGTTCGAACTGGTCTGCTCGCTGACGCCGGGGCTGCTCGACCGCTTCGCCGACGACCTCGCGGCCGCCCGCGACCGCGGCGTCAGCGTCGACCTCGTCGTCACGCCGGTCCGCAACGCTCCCGACGCCGACGACTTCGACTACAGCGAGGTCGCCACCACCGCGCGCGGCCGCCGCGGCGTCACCACGCCCGTCGTCGCCGTCGCCGACGGCCAGTACTCCGTCTACGCGACGCAGGGCGCGGTCCGCGACGACCCCGAGAAGTACGGCGTCATCTTCAACCGCTCGGCGCTGGGCTTCCTCGTCTCGGGCTTCTTCGGCACCGTCATCTGGTCGACTGCCAACGACACCCTCTACGAGAGCGACGCCGCCGACATCGAGCTCCCGCGGACGTACGCCTCCATCCGGCGCTGCGTGAAAGACCTCCGGACGCTCGACGGTGACGTGTACGCGACCGTCCACGGGCGCGACGTGCTCAGCGGCGACGCGCGCACGGACCGCGGCCGCGTCGCCGAGACGAAGTTCGAGGAGACCGAGGAAGTCGCGACGCTCGTCCTCGACACCGACGCGGGCCGCGTCGAGGTCGGCGGCCGCGTCGCCGCCTACGAGGACGTCGAAGCCCACGAAATCACGCTCGCCCGCGACAACCCGCCGCGGGAGTAG
- a CDS encoding bifunctional metallophosphatase/5'-nucleotidase, with translation MAVRIFHYSDLENVYDSPAKAGRLASVLRDRGTAIAAGSGDNTAPGVLSLVTEGRQALDLYDAVEPGVETFGNHDFDYGAAVTGEIVADSPQTWVSANVYRDGDRVAGVDPWTVVEADGARVGFLGVLDDATPSLNPMASDLTVTDPIEATREASEQLREAGADYVVALSHLGRGDEELAATTDVDAVLGGHIPAERVERLDDTLLTRPGSGGEVVLEVDLEAGEVARHVVADAPVYEPLAERLRERMAETGLNDTVGHVAEPMERTESTLFRGESRIGNFVADAYRWAADTDVALQNSGGVRDGPAIAGDVTVADLVSVVPFEEPVSVAELTGAELLDVFRGAKGGSLGFAEPDWWHAHVSGAALTWDETTDELLDVRVAGEPVDPSATYTLATTDYLFYTDDEFPALDEAHRVDRLGIQHQVLAAYAREHGIDPEIQGRVTMHADD, from the coding sequence ATGGCGGTCCGGATTTTCCACTACTCCGACCTGGAGAACGTCTACGATTCGCCCGCGAAGGCCGGCCGGCTCGCGTCCGTGCTGCGCGACCGCGGCACCGCGATTGCGGCGGGCTCGGGCGACAACACGGCCCCGGGCGTGCTCTCGCTGGTGACGGAGGGCCGGCAGGCGCTGGACCTCTACGACGCCGTCGAGCCCGGCGTGGAGACGTTCGGCAACCACGACTTCGACTACGGCGCGGCCGTCACGGGCGAAATCGTCGCCGACTCCCCGCAGACGTGGGTATCCGCGAACGTCTACCGGGACGGCGACCGCGTCGCCGGCGTCGACCCGTGGACCGTCGTCGAGGCCGACGGCGCGCGCGTCGGCTTCCTCGGCGTGCTCGACGACGCCACGCCGTCGCTGAACCCGATGGCGAGCGACCTCACCGTCACCGACCCCATCGAAGCGACGCGGGAAGCCAGCGAACAGCTCCGCGAGGCGGGCGCGGACTACGTAGTCGCGCTCTCGCACCTCGGCCGTGGCGACGAGGAACTCGCCGCTACGACGGACGTGGACGCGGTGCTGGGCGGCCACATCCCCGCCGAGCGCGTCGAACGCCTCGACGACACCCTGCTCACGCGCCCCGGCTCCGGCGGCGAGGTCGTCCTCGAAGTCGACCTCGAAGCCGGCGAAGTCGCGCGCCACGTCGTCGCGGACGCGCCCGTCTACGAACCGCTCGCCGAGCGCCTCCGCGAGCGTATGGCCGAGACCGGCCTGAACGACACCGTCGGCCACGTCGCCGAGCCGATGGAACGCACGGAGTCGACGCTGTTCCGCGGCGAGTCCCGCATCGGGAACTTCGTCGCGGACGCCTACCGGTGGGCCGCCGACACGGACGTCGCGCTCCAGAACTCCGGCGGCGTCCGCGACGGCCCCGCCATCGCGGGCGACGTGACCGTCGCGGACCTCGTCAGCGTCGTCCCCTTCGAGGAGCCCGTCTCGGTCGCCGAACTCACGGGCGCGGAACTGCTGGACGTGTTCCGCGGCGCGAAAGGCGGGTCGCTGGGCTTCGCGGAACCCGACTGGTGGCACGCCCACGTCTCCGGCGCGGCACTCACGTGGGACGAGACTACCGACGAACTGCTGGACGTCCGGGTCGCCGGCGAACCCGTCGACCCCAGTGCGACGTACACGCTCGCGACCACCGACTACCTCTTCTACACGGACGACGAGTTCCCCGCGCTCGACGAAGCCCACCGCGTCGACCGCCTCGGCATCCAACACCAGGTGCTCGCGGCGTACGCCCGCGAACACGGCATCGACCCCGAAATCCAGGGCCGCGTCACGATGCACGCCGACGACTGA
- a CDS encoding DUF5816 domain-containing protein, with protein MLTVASDDDTLYVAEDEGQRGQDGPFYVVYRTEDREGRYGFYCSNCESVDVAMDSMRRIKCNGCGNFTKPDEWDSAHE; from the coding sequence ATGCTTACGGTGGCGAGCGACGACGACACCCTGTACGTCGCGGAAGACGAGGGGCAGCGCGGTCAGGACGGCCCGTTCTACGTGGTCTACCGAACCGAGGACCGCGAGGGCCGGTACGGCTTCTACTGCTCGAACTGCGAGTCCGTCGACGTCGCGATGGACTCGATGCGCCGCATCAAGTGCAACGGCTGCGGGAACTTCACGAAGCCCGACGAGTGGGACTCCGCCCACGAGTAG